A section of the Hevea brasiliensis isolate MT/VB/25A 57/8 chromosome 17, ASM3005281v1, whole genome shotgun sequence genome encodes:
- the LOC110653909 gene encoding glycine cleavage system H protein 2, mitochondrial: MATRLLWASKAASYLRISVFHRAFSSVVKDLKYADSHEWVKVDGNSATVGITDHAQDHLGDVVYVELPEVGTAVKQGDSFGAVESVKATSDINSPVSGKVVEVNEELNNSPALVNSSPYEKGWIIKVDISNVGELKNLKDSDEYKKFCEEEDAKH, translated from the exons ATGGCTACACGGTTGTTGTGGGCTTCAAAGGCTGCATCTTACCTAAGGATATCAGTTTTTCACAGAGCGTTTTCTTCTG TCGTAAAGGATCTGAAGTATGCTGACAGTCATGAGTGGGTGAAAGTTGATGGTAATTCTGCTACTGTTGGTATAACTGATCATGCACAAGATCATTTAGGTGATGTTGTGTATGTTGAATTACCGGAAGTGGGTACTGCTGTAAAACAGGGCGATAGTTTTGGTGCAGTTGAAAGCGTTAAGGCTACTAGTGATATCAATTCTCCTGTTTCAGGGAAAGTTGTTGAAGTCAATGAAGAGCTGAACAACTCCCCTGCTTTG GTAAACTCAAGCCCATATGAGAAGGGATGGATTATAAAGGTCGACATTAGTAATGTTGGTGAACTCAAGAACTTGAAGGACTCAGATGAGTACAAGAAGTTCtgtgaagaagaagatgcaaagcATTGA